Proteins co-encoded in one Lathyrus oleraceus cultivar Zhongwan6 unplaced genomic scaffold, CAAS_Psat_ZW6_1.0 chrUn1067, whole genome shotgun sequence genomic window:
- the LOC127115106 gene encoding ribulose bisphosphate carboxylase large chain codes for MRCRGRFMSPQTETKAKVGFKAGVKDYKLTYYTPDYQTKDTDILAAFRVTPQPGVPPEEAGAAVAAESSTGTWTTVWTDGLTSLDRYKGRCYEIEPVPGEDNQFIAYVAYPLDLFEEGSVTNMFTSIVGNVFGFKALRALRLEDLRIPYAYVKTFQGPPHGIQVERDKLNKYGRPLLGCTIKPKLGLSAKNYGRAVYECLRGGLDFTKDDENVNSQPFMRWRDRFLFCAEAIYKSQAETGEIKGHYLNATAGTCEEMLKRAVFARELGVPIVMHDYLTGGFTANTTLSHYCRDNGLLLHIHRAMHAVIDRQKNHGMHFRVLAKALRLSGGDHIHAGTVVGKLEGEREITLGFVDLLRDDYIKKDRSRGIYFTQDWVSLPGVIPVASGGIHVWHMPALTEIFGDDSVLQFGGGTLGHPWGNAPGAVANRVALEACVQARNEGRDLAREGNAIIREACKWSPELAAACEVWKEIKFEFPAMDTL; via the coding sequence ATGCGTTGTAGGGGGAGATTTATGTCACCACAAACAGAAACGAAAGCAAAGGTTGGGTTCAAAGCTGGTGTTAAAGATTATAAATTGACTTATTATACTCCTGACTATCAAACCAAAGATACTGATATCTTGGCAGCATTCCGAGTAACTCCTCAACCTGGAGTTCCGCCTGAAGAAGCAGGTGCAGCGGTAGCTGCAGAATCTTCCACTGGTACATGGACAACTGTGTGGACCGATGGACTTACGAGCCTCGATCGTTATAAAGGACGCTGCTACGAGATCGAGCCTGTTCCTGGAGAAGATAATCAATTTATTGCTTATGTAGCTTATCCCTTAGACCTTTTTGAAGAAGGTTCTGTTACTAACATGTTTACCTCCATTGTAGGTAATGTATTTGGGTTCAAGGCCTTGCGTGCTCTACGTCTGGAAGATTTGCGAATCCCTTATGCTTATGTTAAAACTTTCCAAGGTCCTCCTCACGGAATCCAAGTTGAGAGAGATAAATTGAACAAGTATGGACGTCCCCTATTGGGATGTACTATTAAACCAAAATTGGGTTTATCCGCTAAGAATTATGGTAGAGCAGTTTATGAATGTCTCCGCGGGGGACTTGATTTTACCAAAGATGATGAAAATGTGAACTCCCAACCATTTATGCGTTGGAGAGACCGTTTCTTATTTTGTGCCGAAGCAATTTATAAATCACAGGCCGAAACAGGTGAAATCAAAGGACATTATTTGAATGCTACTGCGGGTACATGTGAAGAAATGCTAAAAAGAGCTGTATTTGCTAGAGAATTGGGCGTTCCTATCGTAATGCATGACTACTTAACAGGTGGATTCACTGCAAATACTACCCTGTCTCACTATTGCCGGGATAATGGTCTACTTCTTCATATCCACCGTGCAATGCATGCAGTTATCGATAGACAAAAAAATCATGGTATGCACTTTCGTGTATTAGCTAAAGCCTTACGTTTGTCTGGTGGAGATCATATTCACGCTGGTACTGTAGTAGGTAAACTTGAAGGAGAAAGGGAGATTACTTTAGGTTTTGTTGATTTACTACGTGATGATTATATTAAAAAAGATAGAAGTCGCGGTATTTATTTCACTCAGGATTGGGTTTCTTTACCAGGTGTTATCCCTGTTGCTTCAGGGGGTATTCACGTTTGGCATATGCCTGCTCTGACCGAGATATTTGGAGATGATTCTGTACTCCAATTCGGTGGAGGAACTTTAGGACACCCTTGGGGAAATGCACCTGGTGCCGTAGCGAATCGAGTAGCTCTGGAAGCATGTGTACAAGCTCGGAATGAGGGACGTGATCTTGCTCGCGAGGGTAATGCAATTATCCGTGAAGCTTGCAAATGGAGTCCTGAATTAGCTGCTGCTTGTGAAGTCTGGAAGGAAATCAAATTTGAATTCCCAGCAATGGATACTTTGTAA